A stretch of Labrus bergylta chromosome 19, fLabBer1.1, whole genome shotgun sequence DNA encodes these proteins:
- the bop1 gene encoding ribosome biogenesis protein bop1 — protein sequence MFPRAVMEGSSSENTRSEKIEKMKKVQEKSAKKKRSKEEQEEEEQKDVEVFIFNNKVSEEEEEDGDLSDSEDSVFSGLEDSGSDSDEDDEEKEEDNDEGLKEEQKQAQQVDEEEEEEEEEEEGVTEEKEDEYKHDSSDEEDIRNTVGNIPMEWYKDFPHIGYDLDGKKIYKPIRNKDELDDFLDKMENPDYWRTVQDKQTGSDVVLSDEQVQLVKRLQMGQFGDVNFNEYQPQVEFFSQDVMLHPVTNRPADKRSFIPSLLEKEKVSKLVHAIKMGWIKPRRDDQDTRGRYYDLWASEDTSILAKHKMHLPAPKIRLPGHHESYNPPPEYMFTDEERALWEQQDPADRKFPFVPRSFSSLRHVPAFPRFIHERFERCLDLYLCPRQRKMRVNVNPEDLIPKLPKPKDLQPFPTTQSLVYRGHTGLVRSISVSPSGQWLASGSDDGSVRFWEVCSSRCMKTIQVGGPVKSVAWNPNPSVCLLAVALDSAVLILSPALADRQVVSSSERLLSSQQETELMEGASIVTWSDAEGEELNQGIRLKIQHPKAVQQVTWHAKGDYLASVMPDHSSHLQVLIHQVSRRRSQNPFRKNKGLVQSVSFHPVRPYFFVATQRSVRIYNLVKQEMTKKLQANSKWISSMAVHPAGDHVICGSYDCRLSWFDLDLSTKPYKMLRHHKKAVRGVAYHRLYPLFASASDDGSVIVCHGTVYNDLLQNPLIVPVKVLRGHVITHDLGVLDVTFHPTQPWVFSSGADATIRLFT from the exons ATGTTCCCACGTGCTGTGATGGAGGGGAGCAGCAGCGAAAACACGCGGAGCGAAAAGAtagaaaagatgaagaaagtcCAAGAAAAGAGTgcgaagaagaagaggagtaaagaggagcaagaggaagaggagcagaaggacGTGGAG GTCTTTATCTTCAACAACAAAGtttctgaggaggaggaggaggatggagatcTGTCTGACAGCGAGGACAGCGTCTTCTCTGGACTGGAGGATTCTGGGAGTGACAGTGACGAAGACGacgaagagaaggaagaggataATGATGAAGGTCTGAAGGAGGAGCAAAAGCAGGCTCAGcag gtggacgaagaggaggaggaggaggaggaggaggaggaaggagtaacagaagagaaagaagacGAGTACAAACACGACTCTTCAGATGAAGAG GACATCAGGAACACGGTGGGGAACATCCCCATGGAGTGGTACAAAGACTTCCCTCACATCGGTTACGACCTTGACGGGAAGAAGATCTACAAACCAATCAGGAACAAGGATGAGCTTGACGACTTCCTGGACAAAATGGAGAACCCTGACTACTG GAGAACCGTTCAGGAcaagcagacaggaagtgacgtGGTGCTGTCCGATGAGCAGGTGCAGTTGGTAAAGCGACTGCAGATGGGACAGTTTGGAGATGTCAATTTCAATGAGTACCAG CCTCAGGTGGAGTTCTTCAGTCAGGATGTGATGCTCCACCCGGTCACCAACCGGCCAGCCGATAAACGCTCGTTCATCCCGTCTCTGCTTGAGAAGGAAAAAGTGTCCAAACTTGTCCACGCCATTAAAATGGGCTGGATTAAACCACGCAGAGATGACCAGGACACCAGGGGGCGCTACTACGACCTCTGGGCCAGTGAGGACACCTCCATCCTCGCCAAGCATAAGATGCATCTGCCCGCCCCGAAAATCCGTCTGCCAGGTCACCACGAGTCCTACAACCCCCCACCTGAGTACATGTTCACCGACGAGGAG CGGGCTCTGTGGGAGCAGCAGGATCCGGCAGACAGGAAGTTCCCGTTTGTTCCTCGCTCGTTCTCCAGCCTGCGTCATGTTCCGGCATTCCCTCGATTCATCCACGAGAGGTTTGAGCGCTGCCTCGACCTCTACCTGTGCCCCCGCCAGAGGAAGATGAGG GTCAACGTCAATCCAGAGGATCTGATACCAAAACTGCCTAAACCCAAAGACCTGCAGCCGTTTCCCACCACACAGTCGCtg gtgTATCGTGGTCACACTGGTCTGGTTCGGTCCATCAGCGTGTCTCCATCAGGACAGTGGCTTGCCTCAG GTAGTGATGACGGGTCTGTGAGGTTCTGGGAGGTGTGTTCGTCTCGCTGTATGAAGACCATCCAGGTGGGCGGTCCCGTGAAGAGTGTCGCCTGGAACCCAAACCCATCTGTCTGTTTATTGGCTGTTGCCCT GGACTCCGCGGTGCTGATCCTGTCTCCCGCTctggcagacagacaggtagtcTCTTCATCAGAACGTCTCTTGTCGAGTCAACAGGAGACGGAGCTTATGGAGGGAGCGAGTATAGTCACCTGGAGTGatgcagagggggaggagcttaacCAAGGGATCCGCCTCAAAATCCAGCACCCAAAA GCTGTCCAGCAAGTGACGTGGCATGCCAAAGGAGACTACCTGGCCTCTGTGATGCCTGATCACTCAAGCCATCTGCAGGTGTTGATCCACCAGGTGAGCCGGAGGCGGAGCCAGAACCCTTTCAGGAAGAACAAAGGCCTAGTGCAGAGCGTATCCTTCCACCCTGTAAGGCCCTACTTCTTTGTGGCAACGCAGCGCTCCGTCCGGATCTACAACCTTGtcaaacaagaaatgaccaaaaAACTACAAGCCAACTCCAAGTGGATCTCCAGCATGGCCGTCCACCCTGCAG GTGATCATGTGATCTGTGGGAGCTATGACTGCAGACTCAGCTGGTTTGACCTCGACCTCTCAACTAAACCCTACAAGATGCTACG acaCCATAAGAAGGCGGTGAGGGGCGTGGCCTATCACAGACTGTACCCACTGTTTGCTTCAGCATCAGACGATGGATCTGTCATCGTCTGCCACGGGACTGTTTACAA tgaCCTGTTACAGAACCCGTTGATCGTCCCGGTGAAGGTTCTCAGAGGTCATGTGATTACTCATGATCTCGGTGTTCTGGACGTGACTTTTCACCCCACACAGCCCTGGGTCTTTTCCTCCGGAGCAGACGCCACCATCAGACTCTTCACCTAG